The window TGTCTCATTGCGGATTCGTCCAGAGACCTATCTGCTCTTCTCCTGAGCTCCTTTCTTCCTGACAAAATTCACGGACGCCCTTAAAGGTCTTTCGATGAATAGGCGACGGGCCTAATTCGGCGATAAGGGCTCGGTGGGTCTTGGTTGGGTACCCTTTATGCTGCTGAAAATTGTATTGAGGGTACTGGCGGTGATATTCGCCCATTAAGCGGTCTCTGGTCACTTTTGCAATGATAGAGGCCGCAGCTATAGAAGCACTTTTTGATTCTCCCTTGGTCAAGGTCTGCTGCGGTAGGTCCAGAGGAACCTTGAAGGTGCCGTCAACCAGAAGAAAGTCCGCTGCTCTCCCCGTGCATTGAGTGCAGTCTTGCACAGCCCTTTGCATGGCGAGTAGGGAGGCCTGGAGAATATTTATCTGGTCTATCTCAGCTGCCTCAACAATACCAACGCCGAGAGCTGCTTTGGAGCTGTGCAACTCATCAAAGAGGATATTACGCTTGCGAGCTGTGACCTTCTTGGAGTCCTGATACGCTTGTGTATCGCAAGTAGAGGAAAAAATAACGCAGCCAGCAACGACTGGTCCAGCTAAAGGCCCACGTCCCGCCTCATCTACACCGGCAACATGGAGGAACCCTTGTTTTTTGAGGGTACGTTCGTAGGTAAAGGTATCTCCGTCAGGAATTGACGAAAGAAGAAAAGAAGAAGAGGTGGCTTGTTTCCTGGGCATGGATTTAAGGGACACCTCTTCGGGGCAATACTTACGCTTGTCAGAGTCTTATTATACTCTTCCGCGCTCGCGAATACGAGCTGCCTTACCGCGACGTTCACGAAGATAGTAAAGACGCGAACGACGAACCCGACCTTCAGAAACAATTTCAACTGTTTCAATACGAGGAGAGTGGAGGGCAAAGGTCTTTTCAACGCCAACGCCACCGTGAGAAATTTTACGTACAGTGAAGCTAGCATCCATCATGCCACGTTTTCTTTTCAGAACAACACCCTGAAATACCTGTACACGCTCTTTATTTCCCTCAATAATCCGTATATGTACCTTTACGGTATCTCCCGGACGAAAATCCGGAAGGTCATAACGCATTTGTTCCTGGTCAATCTTATCAATAATATTCATAGCTTTGTTTTCTTTACGGATATTGTTTGTTGCAATATCCTATGGATGCCTCCATTCCACCCCAGATTATATCTATCAACTAAAGAAGTTTTCTTTTTTCCTATCATTTTGGCTGAGAATTCAGCCGACATCTTCCCGGTCACCACAGAGGCGATCCATACAAATTGAGGCCGCTGAACGGACTGAAAGATGGTTATATCTACCCGCTCCTTTAATAGGAGGAAGGGCTACATCTGCCTGCTCAATGACCTCAGGAGCCAAACCCCAGGCCGTGCCCAGCAGAAGAAGGACAGATTCGCCTTTTTCTAATTCCTTGCGCACAGCCTGAAAGCTCATTTTTTTGCATGCCTTGCTCGCGCTGGTGGCCACAATAAGAGGCGTTCTCCCGTTCTGCTCCGCCATCTCAGTAATCACCTGATCTAAGGAAGCGCGAATCTGGATAATGGAGAGGGCATCGGCACGGTCAGGATTGACTGTTCCTCCGTGTCCCTCAGTCCAATGTCCCGCTATACTGGCAGCCAGTTCCTGTTGCTGCTCATATGGTGTCACGACCCAGTATGTTCCCAGGCCAAAAGTCCTTCCTGCCCGGGCTATATCATGCAAATCCAGGTTAGTGACCGCAGAGCCGACAATCTCTTGTTTTTTATTAACAACTGGATAATGAATAAGCGCGACATCAAGGCGAAAAGCGTTCTCCATAATCTCAGTTGTTCTGTGGAGTCCCAGCTCCATTTTTTGCCTGCTGCACTTGCTCGAAAAGCCCAGCCCGACGGAGCTGTTTTTTTTCTGCCTTGGAAAATTCAACCTGGCATAAAAGCTCAGGACGTCGTTGGAGCGTTTCGCGCACAGAATTAAGGAAGCGATATTCTTCAATTCGGGCATGATCGCCACTCAGGAGCACATCCGGTACAGCCAAGCCTGCAAATTCACGAGGGCGAGTATACTGCCCGTGTTTCAGGAGGCCGCAACTAAAGGTGTCCTTTGTCGCAGAATCTGCACATCCCAGTACACCGGGAAGGACCCGTGTAACCGAGTCTATCAGTACCATAGCGGCCAATTCCCCTCCAGTGAGGATATAGTCGCCTATGGACAGCTCTTCGTCTACGTAGAGGCCACGAAAGCGTTCATCCACTCCCTCATAGCGTCCGCAGACCAGAATCAATTTTTCAAGGCCTGCCAAGCGCTCAGCGGTGTTCTGAGTATACACAGAACCCCGTGGCGAAAGAAGCACCACAGTGCCTGGAGTATCGGCCTGAACATCCTGCAGGCAGGCTGCCAGCGGCTCCGGTTTCATCACCATACCTTCTCCACCACCAAAGGGACGGTCGTCAGTCATGGCATGCTTATCTGTTGCCCAATCCCGTATGTTATGAAGGTTTACCCTGATTTGCCCTGCCTGTATGGCTCGCTTTAGGATGCCTTCCTGTAAAGGGCTTGTAAACAGATCTGGAAAAATTGTCAGGATCTCAAAACGCATCAGGTCATCAGCTCTTATCTGCTATTGATCTCAAGCAGCCCCTGGGGCAGGGAAACGGTCACCTCTTCCTTATTGATTGCCTGAATAAATTCAGGTACCAAGGGGATGAGATATTCTTCTTCCTTCCCTGTGACACAGATAAGGTCTTGCAAGCTGTTCATCAGAAAACCTGTCACCCGGCCGACGGTTTGACCATCTTCAGTTTTTAGGAGTTTCCCTTCCAGGTCCCTCAGGTAAAATTCGTCGGGCTGGAGTTTTGGCAACGCAGAGTTATGAACATATACCTGTGCCTGAACCAGCTTCTCCGCAGCATTCCGATCACTGCAACCTTTCAGTTGAAGCAGGACCGAATTCTTTTGAATTCTTGCCCGCTCAACCTGATAACTCAGGGGAGATGCGCCTTCCTCTGTTGCAAGGAGAAGCTCCTTGTACCGCAACATGGCTTCAGGGGAGCCGGAAAAAGGGTAGACCTTAATCTCTCCCCGAATAGAGTGCGCCTTGGTTACCTTGCCTACAGGAACAAAATCCTTATAGCTTCCAGCATCGGACATACGTACTCAGCGCTTACTCAACGATCTCAAGCCGAGAGCGCTTTTCTTTTTTTGCCGCCATCGCAGCCAGCACCGTCCGCATAGCCCGGGCTGTACGTCCTTGCTTCCCTATCACCTTCCCCAGATCATCCTTGGCAACTCGAAGTTCTACCGTAACAGTACCTTCATCTTCATGTTGCTCGGTATGTACTTCTTCCGGTTCATCGACAAGCCGGGTTGCAATAAAAGAGATGAGCTCTTTCATTCGGCAACTCCTTATTACGCCGCCTCAACCGCAGGAGCTTGGTATTTCTTCATCAGATTTTTGACAGTTCCGGTCGGAATGGCACCTTTACCCATCCAGTCCTGAATTTTTTCCGTGTCCAAAGTGACGACAGCGGGATCCTTCATGGGATTATAGGTTCCAACAACATCCAGGAATTTACCATCGCGTGGAGCCTGTGAGTCAGCCACGATTATACGGTAAAAGGGTTGTTTCTTACGTCCCATTCTGGTTAAGCGAATTTTTACAGCCATTGTTTTGGTTTCTCCTGTGGAATCTTGTTCTTATATGTAAGATTATTTTTATTATTGTCGAATTAGCGTCGCAGTCCCTTGGGCATTTTTCGCCGTTTGCCGCCCTTGGTTACGGTGGCCTTACCCTGCATTTTTTTCATCATCTTAAGCATCATGGTATAGCTTTTCAGAACACGATTGACTTCCTGGAGTGAGGTTCCCGAACCTTTTGCTATACGCTGTCTGCGGCTGGCATTGATTATCTTGTAATTATCCCGTTCCTTTTTCGTCATGGACAGGACAATAGCCTCGGTTTTTAGCAGCTCTTTTTCGTCGGGCATCGGGGCATTTTGCAGTTGCTTGAGCTTGTTAATGCCGGGGACCATGCCCATGAGCTGTTCAAGGCTGCCCATTTTCTTGATATTTTGCAGCTGCTCAAGAAAATCTTGCAGGGTGAAAACGTTTTTGCGAATTTTTTTGGCAAGTCTTTTTGCTTCTTTTTCATCAACAACCTGCTCTGCCTTTTCGATGAGTGATAAAACGTCACCCATTCCCAAAATACGAGAGGCGGTTCGATCAGGATGAAAAATTTCAAGGGCATCAAGGGCCTCGCCCACACCGGCAAATTTAATCGGCTTTCCTGTAATTTTTTTAACAGAGAGGGCCGCACCGCCTCGGGCGTCACCTTCCATCTTGGTCAGGACGACACCGGTAATTTCAAGGTCGGTATTAAACTTGTCGGCAACAGTAACAGCATCCTGGCCTGTCATGGCATCTGCCACAAACAAGACCTCGGAGAGGCGTACTGCTGAAGAAATTTCCTGCAACTCGCCCATGAGTTGCTCGTCAACATGGAGACGTCCGGCAGTATCTATGATGACTGTATCATGACCAGCTCGTTCCGCCTCAGCCACCGCTTGACGGGCGATATCTACCGGGCTCTGCTCTGTTGAAGAATTGAAAACAGGAACTTCAAGCTGCTCACCAAGGACGTGCAATTGCTCAATAGCTGCTGGTCGATAAACATCCGCCGGAACCAGGAACGGTTTGCGACCTTTTTCCTTCAGCTGCCGGGCAATTTTCGCTGAAGTTGTTGTTTTACCAGATCCTTGCAAGCCAGCCATCATGATAACAACAGGCTGGGGACCGTCAAGGCGAAGTGGTTCTGCTTGGCTACCAAGCAGGGTTACCAGTTCTTCGTAAACAACTTTAATAACCTGCTGTCCTGGAGCTAAGCTGGCCAGGACCTCTTTGCCGACAGCCTTCTCTGTTACCGAAGCGATAAACTCCTTAACGACCTGGAGATTGACATCTGCTTCGAGCAGGGCCGTGCGCACTTCGCGCATGGCTTCTTCAATATTCTCTTCTGTCAGTCTGCCGTGCCCGCGCAGTTTTTTGAACACGCCCTCAAGGCGATCTGTTAAATTATCAAACATGATCCACTGATATTAGAGTAATCGCTTTTTCGCTCGCTATATAACTCCTGCCACCTTGAGGCAGGACAACAAAGCATGAAAGAGAAGCGGTACGTCGAGGACTCACCTGCTCCTTTCAAAATAATAAGCTGTCGATAAATCGTTCGCAGTCTGTCCTTTCAATAAAAACAACTCGAACAAAGCAGCATTATTTACCCCATGCGCGCAATTATGTCAAGCAGGAAGCCGAAACAATCGTCACCTCATAAGAATATTGAAAATCAAGAGGCTTAGAGGGGGGATTTTTGGGGTGATATCATCAGGCATTAAGGTCCGCAGGGTACGGACCTTAAACGGGTGAGGATAACGATAGGTTAACCTGTAATAATATCAACTGCTTTTTCGATGAGCTCAGGAGTGTCTGCCTGCACGCAGGTGACAGAACTTTTTCTCGGAAGAATTTTGCGCATCATTCCGGTGAGGACTGTTTTGGGGCCAAGTTCAACAAAGACCTCAACGCCATCTGCAACCATACTATTAATGGATTCATACCAGCGAACCCGGGAGGCGATCTGGCGGGCCATAATATCTCGTATTACTTGCGGGTCGCTTTTCTGGGAGGCGGTCACGTTGAAGAGGACCGGGGTATTGGGTGCTTGAAAAGAAATTTCGGCCATACAGGCTGAGAAATCAGCGACAGCACCGGCAACCAGTGGACTGTGGTTTGCCACAGAGACCTTCAGGGCAACGATTTTTTTTGCTCCGTTTTCTTTGCAGACCGCACTGAAACCATCCAAGCCTTCCTGGTCACCGGAAATAATAATCTGCTGTTCCGCATTATGGTTGGCGACAACAACAACGCCGGGACCGCTGTAGTCTTTAAGAAGGTTATCAACCTCCTCAATGGTCAGGCCAAGAACTGCCAGCATGCCTCCTGGGTTGGCCGCGCCTTCGCGCTCCATAAATTCGCCACGCTTGGTCACCAGGGTCATGGTGTCCTGGGCAGATAATACGCCTGCTGCCTGAAGGGCCGAGTATTCACCCAGGGAATGTCCGCCAGCATAGGCTGGGACTAAGTCAGGCAGGGCCTTTTTAAGCTGCTGCCAGCAGATCAGGTTGATGGCCGTCAAGGCGGGCTGGAGGTGCAGGACCCTGGTCAGGTCCTCCATGGGGCCTTCAAGGCAGAGCTTTTTCAGAGGGAAGCCGGAAACTTCTTCGGCCATTTCCAGTAATGCGGCCGCGTCCTGATCTGCTTCGATCAAGGATTGACCCATACCTATATATTGTGATCCCTGGCCGGGAAAGAGAATTGCTGTTTTTTTCATGGATTGTTTCTGTGAGATGTTACGTGGTTTAATTATTTGTTCTTAGGGCTGTCGATGATTATATGGCGTAAACTCTCTGGGGGTAATTCACAGGGAGTCTGGCGCCTATGGGCGATTATACTTGTAATGTCTTTTTCTGCAAAAGGATAATTTTTGTTCTTGGGAAGAGTGGGGGAGGGGGTGCTGATGGGAGGAGAACGCGGGGTGGAGAGGAAAATCGCTTGAAAAATTCGTTATGCGAGTTTTTTAGTATGGCAGGCAACCTCAAACGATGCGTGAAACGGTTGCTTGAGATTATTTGCAGATTGGATTTGATCTGACAGAAACCTCCTGAAAATCAGTAACTGTTAAATCGAGTCAGAACTACTACATGTAGAATTTCTAACGTTTTTTTATGCGTCAAACTACTTTTTCGAGAATTTTAACCTCATTTGGATGCAACCGATGTTCCTGCCCTACAATGGGACATAAGTAATCAAAAGCATAATCTGTATGCTCTAAAGTGCAATCGGAAAGACTAAGAGAAAGGGCAGCAATTATCGCGTCGCCAATCTTTGAACAATAAGCACAGGTGATATCTTTGTCTGTTTTTATCTCTTTTATTTTGCATGCGATTTTCTCAAAACCTTTCCTTCTTCTATCGTTTTCTTTCATCTGGTCATGAGAATTTGCAATTTTATCAAAAATATCCTTCTTATTATTTTTCACAAAATAATTAACCCTACAATTGAGATAAGCAGAGTTGTCTTTTATTTCTAGTTGAAATTTTCTTAATGACTCTTCGATCTTTTCAGGGTCGAAATCTATTCTTAAAATTCCCTTTGGACAATAAGTGGAATCCTGCCCTACATCTTTACACAAAAGGTGTAGTTTCCCAACTAACCTGCGAATATAATCCGCTATTGCTCTCTTACTACCTTCTTTGTCATCTGACAACTTACGATAGCTAATTATATTTGCAAGCATGATCTCCATGTTCTTATGACTTCTAATTTGAAAGTTGTTTGACCACACCAAAAGAGCTTCTGAAAATGTCTCATAATGAGGCATTGAAAGTAAAAAATAGAAATCTATACAACTAGATATGTATCCGCGTAAAAATTCCATTCTGATGTAAGCAGAATAATATCTTCCATCATGCAATGTTTCTTGATAATATTTCTTGACCCTTTTGGAGGATGTTAACAATGGACGCAGAACGGATGTATCAAGGAAGCTTTTACTCATAATTAAAAAGGAGTAGTATCTAGCCCTATACTTTCTAATTTAGCGATAGACTTATCAATCTGATCGTAAGATATGTTGTTTCTGTTATTAAGATCAGTAAAAATTACTTTCATGCTTCGATATTGCTCTTCAGTTAAGCTTATCCAATTGTCATCAAACACAAGTGCATCGTAGCAAGTTGAAACAAAAGATGAAAACGAGTCCCGATAATGCTTATCTACATACTCTTTCATACAGTTAAGCATTTGTTGAACATGTAAAATTGAGTCAGCAACAGAAGTACGTTGTCTCGAAAGCTCATCAAGACATGAAAGTATTTTTTTGGTATAATAAGTCCTGTTTATTTTTATAGCTTGTCTCTTACCATCATCAGTTCCTCTATAAAGTTTCGAGCTAACTTCCGAATCGTCATAGGGACGCCTATCCCCTCTAATAGTACCTGATGTCGGGTATTCTTGTTCTTCATTCCCATCTGGATAGAGTGTTTCATAATTAATAAAAGGCTCGACAGAAGACTCGCTAAAAGAACTGTTCATTTTATTTTTTCCTCAAAAAGATTATTAACCAACTCATTCACAAAAGAGGGAATATCTTTTTTTGCAGAATCCCAAAATGTATCAATATCACTAAAAGACATCTTGGTGGTTTGAAAAAGATAATCAGTTTCTATATATAAACTTACTTCAGGGTAACCTGTGACAATATCATGTAATTCTTTTGCTCTGATATTGGTTTCCGGCCTTATATGATTGTTAATATTATACTTTATAAAATTAGGAATTTCATCTGTTTTCATAGGGCCAATCGTTACCCTAAGTTCATTAGGGCCGATTGTAGTTTTAAGATTAACAGAAGAATCATTGATTCCAGAAAGAAAGAGGGACTTAAGGGATTCAGAATAAAATTTAAGTGTTATGATATCTGAAAGATCAGAAAAGCTCATGTTTTGCTTAATTAAAAACAGACGTTTGCAACCAACACTTTGCAGAAAGTGTTCTTTGGCAAATGCCTTTATTCCTGAGCTTATTAACTTTATTATCTTCTCTTCTTCTTTTTCATTATATCTATCACTTTCGTAAACTGTCCTGTTATGTGCGAGTAATACACTATGTTTTTTATCGAAATCCCTGAAAGTTATCTTTAATCTATCAGTTTCCCAGTCTGGAAAATAAGAAGCAATATCATTTTTTTTGAAAATATTATCGTAAAATGACAGGTCAGGAAAATAATTAATCTGAAAAAATGTTTTCTTAGGTTTATATCTCATTTGTATCGCGTAATTTTTTTTTAAAAGGCAGCACATCAATCTATACATGAATTAAGTCAGAAAAACAAACCATGTTCAAGGGGAAAAGTAAATATCAATCAGGAAAAGTAATAAAAAAGTACTCACCCTGGTATCATTCCCAGAAATCAAACCGTACAACCATGTGAATTAAAGGCCGGGATTGTAAATTCCAATCCTCAGCAATAATCATACAAAACATTCTTGCCGGAGATGCTTCCCTTAATTTTTCTATCCTTACCCTTCACCTCCCTCATCCTCATTCTTCTCCTTTCTCCTTCTTGGCTTAAACACCTTCATGAGCGCAAGAAGAAACGGTCCTTCTTTGGCAATCTATTAATATTACTCGGAAAGATGTTGCTCTGTTGCCGACCTATCAAGAATAAAGAAGAAGGACTCTTGGCCGATTTGGAGAAGGAAAGAAACCAAGAGAAAGTATATTTTTTCTCTGAAAAAGTAGAAAAAATATACCTGGAGAACCAAAAAAGAGACCTGTTGATCATTTCAATATATCTGGAGGTATATTTCTTCTTCTTGCAAAAAGAAAAAATATATCTTTCAGAGAAAACAGCGTACATTTTTCGCTGTTTACCAGTGCATGCACTTCCTGTACTACGATATGAGTTCTCTGATATCCTGCCAGGAGCTGACGCTCGGGAGTTGATGGCGGTTGTGGTTCCAGGGTTGATGGAAAACAAAGGGGTGAACGCCAGCCCTGCTTAACTGGACGCAGGTTTCAGCGCGATCATCAATAAAAAAGTGTAATCCTTGTTCATGGATATATTGTGGTTTGCCATCATGAGCTCCCATAGCAGTAACCTTGATAGCCTTGCAGGTGGAGGCAGGGAAAAAATGAGCAAACCAATCATGGACCGGAGCTGCAAGCGGGCGGGCCGTGATCACGGAAACCGGGCTGAGCTCTGCTAATTCTCCCAGGACCTGGATAGCATCTTTCATCGGCTGTAAACCGGTTCCCACTGAATCCAGGAGGACCTTAGTGAAGATGGCATCAACCTGTGCTCGCTCAAGGCCAAGGCATTGCTCCACCTCAAAGTTGACAATATCTGCGCTGGTAAGGTCGCAGAGACCATAGTCTTCACAGGCCAGGCGTAGGAAAACTTCTGCGGTATCAGCAATAACCCCGTCAAAATCAAAACCAAGCAAGGCTGGGTCAATTATAGCTTTTGCCAAATTATTTTTTTCGCTTTTTTCGGGACCCCCGCAGGGTTTCCTCATTGATTTTTGCAATTCTCTCTGCTAACTCGTCTGTTACAGCTATCCGGCCTTCAAGAACGCATCCCTTGCGGGCAGGCACGCATTCTCCGGATAAACGTTTACACTGTCCGTTTTCGAGATTAAAATTCTTGCAATGAAAGGTCATGCCTTGTTCCTGTTTACTCCGGTGAGGGCATTTGAAAAAATACCCCTCCTTTTGCGGAGCAAGATGTTGGGGCAGACCTTCGTGTCTGCCCGGTAAAAGGGGCAAGTAAGATAGGTTTGGTCTGCCCCTGCGTTGTTATTCCAGGACCTTTGCGTCCTCAATTATTGCCGCATAGCGATATCCTGCCCCGAAGTCTTTGTCCTTATGCAGGGAGCCTTCCACGGTAATAACAGCGCCTTTTTTTGCTTCACCAGAGGTTGTCACTACGAGATCGTGGGTTTTTTTCTCTGCATCGCCGGTGCCATCCTGAAGATGGATCCAGTTTTTTCCCATAATCATGCTGGAGAATTTCATGACTTTGCCGCGAACCCGAACGGTTTTGTTATTCAGTTCCTCGGCCTTGGCAAAACATTCCGCAACAGTCTGAGCATTTGCTCCTTCTGCCTTTTCCACCTTGACCTCATCAGCAGGAACAACGGCTCGGGCAGAGCCTCCAGAGAGTTTTTCCAGATCAGCCTCGCTGACCGGGACTTTCGTTTTTTCTGAGGCATGGGAAGTATGAGCATCTTCTTCCGCAGCTGCCTGATGCAGAGCACCAGCATCTGCCAGACCGGAAGAGAAGATGACCACATCAAAGGTCTTTCCTAATGACTTAGACTCAAAGGACTTCATGAGCATGCCAGGGCTGACAACCACTTCCTGGCCAGCCTCTATCTTGCTTTCAGGCAGTGCTGTCCAAATCTCGCCCTGTTCATTTTGTATCAGCAGGTAGGTATAGCCACCAGCTGACTGAACCTCCATAACCTTACCGGCAATGGGTTTGCCTGCAAGATTTGCTGCGGCTTCTGCGCTGATAGGGGCAGGTTTTGTCTCTTCTGCAAATGTGGGGCTGGTACACAGCAAGGCTAAGGCCACGGCTGCCGGAATATATTTTTTTATCATGATCAGATCTCCTTGAGCAACTTAATATTGTCTGTTAGCCATACGCGATTTCCTTCCTGAGAGGCGGGCACGGCTTTTTTTACGTTTTTTTA is drawn from Candidatus Electrothrix aestuarii and contains these coding sequences:
- a CDS encoding ribonuclease HII, yielding MPRKQATSSSFLLSSIPDGDTFTYERTLKKQGFLHVAGVDEAGRGPLAGPVVAGCVIFSSTCDTQAYQDSKKVTARKRNILFDELHSSKAALGVGIVEAAEIDQINILQASLLAMQRAVQDCTQCTGRAADFLLVDGTFKVPLDLPQQTLTKGESKSASIAAASIIAKVTRDRLMGEYHRQYPQYNFQQHKGYPTKTHRALIAELGPSPIHRKTFKGVREFCQEERSSGEEQIGLWTNPQ
- the rplS gene encoding 50S ribosomal protein L19, which encodes MNIIDKIDQEQMRYDLPDFRPGDTVKVHIRIIEGNKERVQVFQGVVLKRKRGMMDASFTVRKISHGGVGVEKTFALHSPRIETVEIVSEGRVRRSRLYYLRERRGKAARIRERGRV
- a CDS encoding RNA methyltransferase, encoding MELGLHRTTEIMENAFRLDVALIHYPVVNKKQEIVGSAVTNLDLHDIARAGRTFGLGTYWVVTPYEQQQELAASIAGHWTEGHGGTVNPDRADALSIIQIRASLDQVITEMAEQNGRTPLIVATSASKACKKMSFQAVRKELEKGESVLLLLGTAWGLAPEVIEQADVALPPIKGAGRYNHLSVRSAASICMDRLCGDREDVG
- the trmD gene encoding tRNA (guanosine(37)-N1)-methyltransferase TrmD, coding for MRFEILTIFPDLFTSPLQEGILKRAIQAGQIRVNLHNIRDWATDKHAMTDDRPFGGGEGMVMKPEPLAACLQDVQADTPGTVVLLSPRGSVYTQNTAERLAGLEKLILVCGRYEGVDERFRGLYVDEELSIGDYILTGGELAAMVLIDSVTRVLPGVLGCADSATKDTFSCGLLKHGQYTRPREFAGLAVPDVLLSGDHARIEEYRFLNSVRETLQRRPELLCQVEFSKAEKKQLRRAGLFEQVQQAKNGAGTPQNN
- the rimM gene encoding ribosome maturation factor RimM (Essential for efficient processing of 16S rRNA); protein product: MSDAGSYKDFVPVGKVTKAHSIRGEIKVYPFSGSPEAMLRYKELLLATEEGASPLSYQVERARIQKNSVLLQLKGCSDRNAAEKLVQAQVYVHNSALPKLQPDEFYLRDLEGKLLKTEDGQTVGRVTGFLMNSLQDLICVTGKEEEYLIPLVPEFIQAINKEEVTVSLPQGLLEINSR
- a CDS encoding KH domain-containing protein; its protein translation is MKELISFIATRLVDEPEEVHTEQHEDEGTVTVELRVAKDDLGKVIGKQGRTARAMRTVLAAMAAKKEKRSRLEIVE
- the rpsP gene encoding 30S ribosomal protein S16, translated to MAVKIRLTRMGRKKQPFYRIIVADSQAPRDGKFLDVVGTYNPMKDPAVVTLDTEKIQDWMGKGAIPTGTVKNLMKKYQAPAVEAA
- the ffh gene encoding signal recognition particle protein, with the protein product MFDNLTDRLEGVFKKLRGHGRLTEENIEEAMREVRTALLEADVNLQVVKEFIASVTEKAVGKEVLASLAPGQQVIKVVYEELVTLLGSQAEPLRLDGPQPVVIMMAGLQGSGKTTTSAKIARQLKEKGRKPFLVPADVYRPAAIEQLHVLGEQLEVPVFNSSTEQSPVDIARQAVAEAERAGHDTVIIDTAGRLHVDEQLMGELQEISSAVRLSEVLFVADAMTGQDAVTVADKFNTDLEITGVVLTKMEGDARGGAALSVKKITGKPIKFAGVGEALDALEIFHPDRTASRILGMGDVLSLIEKAEQVVDEKEAKRLAKKIRKNVFTLQDFLEQLQNIKKMGSLEQLMGMVPGINKLKQLQNAPMPDEKELLKTEAIVLSMTKKERDNYKIINASRRQRIAKGSGTSLQEVNRVLKSYTMMLKMMKKMQGKATVTKGGKRRKMPKGLRR
- the fabD gene encoding ACP S-malonyltransferase; the encoded protein is MKKTAILFPGQGSQYIGMGQSLIEADQDAAALLEMAEEVSGFPLKKLCLEGPMEDLTRVLHLQPALTAINLICWQQLKKALPDLVPAYAGGHSLGEYSALQAAGVLSAQDTMTLVTKRGEFMEREGAANPGGMLAVLGLTIEEVDNLLKDYSGPGVVVVANHNAEQQIIISGDQEGLDGFSAVCKENGAKKIVALKVSVANHSPLVAGAVADFSACMAEISFQAPNTPVLFNVTASQKSDPQVIRDIMARQIASRVRWYESINSMVADGVEVFVELGPKTVLTGMMRKILPRKSSVTCVQADTPELIEKAVDIITG
- a CDS encoding DNA-binding protein, whose translation is MIKKYIPAAVALALLCTSPTFAEETKPAPISAEAAANLAGKPIAGKVMEVQSAGGYTYLLIQNEQGEIWTALPESKIEAGQEVVVSPGMLMKSFESKSLGKTFDVVIFSSGLADAGALHQAAAEEDAHTSHASEKTKVPVSEADLEKLSGGSARAVVPADEVKVEKAEGANAQTVAECFAKAEELNNKTVRVRGKVMKFSSMIMGKNWIHLQDGTGDAEKKTHDLVVTTSGEAKKGAVITVEGSLHKDKDFGAGYRYAAIIEDAKVLE